GATACTGCTCGCGGACACGCCCGCGGTACGCGAGGAGTACGGCTGGGAGTCCCGGCGGTTTACGATCCACTGCCACACCGGCCGGATCGTCACCGGCCGCTGGGCGGGCGTGCCGCTCGGACCCGCGATCGAGGCGGCCGACTTCCCGGACGACACCACCCACGTGCTGGCGACGGGCGGGGACGGCCACCGGGCGTGCATCGAAATCGGACCGACGCTGGACGGCCTGGTCGGCTTCGTCTGCGAGGAGATCGACCGCGGCCACGACGACGAGTTCGACGACGACTGGCGGGACACCCCCCGGCTGCTCTCGCCCGACATCGACTCCGCCCGGACCGTGCGGGACGTGGTGGCGATTACTGCGCTGTCGCTGACCTCCGAGGAGGACCCAGAGACGTACGAGGCGATTGTCTGACCGACAGAGCGGACAGGATTCGACCGCCTGAGCGACTTATCCGTTCGGCGCCCGTAGTTGTCCTATGGACGAACCGAGAACGGGTGATGCATCCGAGATACGGACAGTCCTCATTTACGACGGCGAGTGTCCGTACTGTTCGATCGCGGCGACTGCGGTCCGTCGGCTCGAGGACGTCGCAGTCGTCTCGTGGTACGACGACGCCGCCCAGGAGTTCTTGACGGCGCAGTTCGGGGAGGCGCCGTTCGCGATGGTGCTCGTCGACGCCGACGAGAGGCGCGTTTACGCGGGCCGCAAAGCAGCGCGTGAGCTCGCCGACCGAGCGGGCACACCCAAACTGGTCGGATCGCTCGTTCGGGACAACTACGAGCGGATCGCCTCGGCGATCGGTCGCGCCAGCGGTCGCGACCGCGAGGCGGCTCCGTACCACGAGGAGTACCCGCTCGAGGAGGCGGCCGCCCAGCGGTTCGACGCGCTCGCGGCCGCCGCACGCGAGGCGATCCCGGAGGGACTACGGTAACGCGGGTTCGATCGGCGACGATGACCGAACCGAGTTCGACCCAAGAGGGCCCTCCGTCGAACGGCACATACACGCTCCTGGTCGCCGTCACCGAGCGGTTCGAGGCCGAGGTCGGAGCGCTGGGCAGGAAACGGTTCGACGCGCCGGTTTACTGTTATACGGGGAGCGCATTTGGGACCGGCGGGTTCGGCCGGATCGACAGACACCGACGGCTCGCCGCCGGCGAGAGCGACGCCCGACACTGGCACGTCGATTACCTCCTCGGCCATCAGGCGACGACGCTTGCGGGAGTCGTCAAAACCCACGGCGAGGACGTCGAATGCGTCGTCGCGCGACGGCTCGGCGACGGACCGATTTCGGGGTTCGGTGCGTCCGACTGCGACTGCCCGAGCCACCTCGTCTCCCGGGAGGGTTTCGACGCCGCGATCGCGGAAGTACAGACAGTCCACGCCGACATCGTCGATGCTGCAGCCGTCACTGTCGAACAGTTCGAGTGATACCCGAAAACTGCCGACGTGGCCGGACGCCGGGCACACAGTCCGGCCGGTCGGCGTTTCGTGACGCGATCGTCCGGGCAAACGATCGCACGCCGGGAACGACAGGGCGGTCGGGCAGAACGTCCCGTCGTCGGCTGCCGGATGTCAGAGGCACCCCGGCACCGATGAACATGGCGTTTTTCGTATTTACGTTATCTGTTGCAGATCTGATCAAGATATGAATATACTATTAAAAAACTTCCTTTTATTTATAACTAATACCGGTGTTTGAAGGCGAGTATATAACTCCGACCGGGCCTACTCGTACAGCGAACAGACGAACGGCCCGAGCGCACCGGCGACAGCCTGCGAGAGCGCCTCGGCGCGGTCTATCCGGCCGCCGGTGAACACCCCCGCTGCACCCTGCTTTTTGGCGATTTCGCTGGTTCCCAGGACGTCGTCCATCACCGGACCCAGCTCCTCGCCGGCGTCGATTCGATCGACGATCCTCGCCGGGAGGGCGATACTCGGCCCGGCCGCGACCCCGACACGATCGCCGTCGGTCACAGCCGCCCACATGACGAGAAACCGCCCGTCACGGCCGACGATACGCTCCCGACTGACGTGATCGCGCCCCGAAAACGTCGCCACGCCGCCCTCGATCCCGACGCCGAGATCGTACTTGCCTGTCGCGTACGCTCGTTCGGCGCGGACCTCCGCGCCGGTGCACGTCTCCGCGTGGCCGGTCGGCTGTTCGTCGACTCCGGAGTCGACCTCGACCGGTTCGACGTCGGCCCCATCGCCGAAGTCGTCCGCGTCGCTTTCGATCGCCAGCTGTACCGCCCGGCGCTTCACGGGATTCGTGCTCCCGACGGCGACTCGCATGTCGAGAGGACCGTCCGGAACCGCGTTCAGTCTTCCGGATGCAGTCGATCGGAAAGCAGCTCGATCCCGTCGAGCAGCCGCGGGCTCGGCTGGTTCAACAGGGAGTCGTCGACGACGTGGATTTCGGGGTCGACGCCCCATCCCCTGCCCGCGATCCGGTCGGGCGAGACGCGGTCGCCGTGTCCACAGACGTGCAACACCGCGTGGTCGGGATCTGCGTTTTCGACGGTTTCCCGTCGGATCTCCCGCGAGCGCTCCCCCGGAGACACGAAGGGATACCGGCCGCCCGCGGCCCGGACCGCGTCGGGGACCCAGTTGCCCGCCGCCATCGGCGGATCCGACCATTCCTCACAGTAGACGACGGGGCGGTCCCGGTCGGCGACCCGCGTTTCCACGGCGTCGAGACGCTCTCGCGACGCGCGGGCGAGTCTCGTTCCGGCGTCGGTCTCGCCGAGTACCTCCCCGAGCGCTTCGAACCCCTCGATAACGTCGTCGAGCCGGGCGG
The Halalkaliarchaeum desulfuricum DNA segment above includes these coding regions:
- a CDS encoding molybdopterin-binding protein, coding for MTHDSAAATVTVRGDRTILLADTPAVREEYGWESRRFTIHCHTGRIVTGRWAGVPLGPAIEAADFPDDTTHVLATGGDGHRACIEIGPTLDGLVGFVCEEIDRGHDDEFDDDWRDTPRLLSPDIDSARTVRDVVAITALSLTSEEDPETYEAIV
- a CDS encoding DCC1-like thiol-disulfide oxidoreductase family protein; translation: MDEPRTGDASEIRTVLIYDGECPYCSIAATAVRRLEDVAVVSWYDDAAQEFLTAQFGEAPFAMVLVDADERRVYAGRKAARELADRAGTPKLVGSLVRDNYERIASAIGRASGRDREAAPYHEEYPLEEAAAQRFDALAAAAREAIPEGLR
- a CDS encoding GIY-YIG nuclease family protein, whose translation is MTEPSSTQEGPPSNGTYTLLVAVTERFEAEVGALGRKRFDAPVYCYTGSAFGTGGFGRIDRHRRLAAGESDARHWHVDYLLGHQATTLAGVVKTHGEDVECVVARRLGDGPISGFGASDCDCPSHLVSREGFDAAIAEVQTVHADIVDAAAVTVEQFE
- the yjjX gene encoding inosine/xanthosine triphosphatase; this translates as MRVAVGSTNPVKRRAVQLAIESDADDFGDGADVEPVEVDSGVDEQPTGHAETCTGAEVRAERAYATGKYDLGVGIEGGVATFSGRDHVSRERIVGRDGRFLVMWAAVTDGDRVGVAAGPSIALPARIVDRIDAGEELGPVMDDVLGTSEIAKKQGAAGVFTGGRIDRAEALSQAVAGALGPFVCSLYE
- a CDS encoding helical backbone metal receptor, with the translated sequence MNASPIVSLAPSATATIAAMGLTDRLAGVTTHCSVDAERADVTRVGGWLNPSYDRIREIDPAVVCTSDELQREIREELHDRGYDVVHREPARLDDVIEGFEALGEVLGETDAGTRLARASRERLDAVETRVADRDRPVVYCEEWSDPPMAAGNWVPDAVRAAGGRYPFVSPGERSREIRRETVENADPDHAVLHVCGHGDRVSPDRIAGRGWGVDPEIHVVDDSLLNQPSPRLLDGIELLSDRLHPED